The proteins below come from a single Fusobacteriaceae bacterium genomic window:
- a CDS encoding ATP-binding cassette domain-containing protein, whose protein sequence is MTRAGKTELDIRNLNVSIDNVDLLKHIDLRIDRDEVVALVGESGSGKTLTSKFILGILPERSVVSFDHFCKTEKVGAVFQNSFTSLNPTVKIGSQLKRLYQSHFGDAGNWKHKVIPLLEKVGIQHIEKFLKKYPHESSGGERQRVAIAGALISDPELLIADEVTTALDLRTKMEVINLFKNIRRETGVTILFITHDLSSITNFADRVYVMYKGEIVEENTCEELFRHQTHPYAQRIIGFANSLWTRDR, encoded by the coding sequence ATGACGAGAGCAGGCAAGACGGAACTGGATATCCGGAATCTCAACGTTTCCATCGACAACGTCGATCTGTTGAAGCACATTGATCTCAGGATTGACCGGGACGAAGTCGTGGCTCTCGTAGGGGAATCGGGGAGCGGCAAGACATTGACGTCCAAATTTATCTTGGGCATCCTCCCTGAGCGCAGCGTCGTGTCCTTTGACCATTTCTGCAAAACGGAAAAAGTCGGCGCCGTGTTCCAGAATTCTTTTACTTCCCTGAATCCCACGGTCAAAATCGGCTCACAGCTGAAACGCCTGTACCAGTCTCATTTCGGCGATGCCGGCAACTGGAAGCATAAAGTCATCCCGCTTCTGGAAAAGGTGGGCATTCAGCATATCGAAAAATTTCTCAAGAAATATCCCCATGAATCCAGCGGCGGCGAACGGCAGCGGGTGGCCATCGCGGGGGCACTTATTTCAGATCCCGAGCTCCTGATCGCCGACGAGGTGACGACGGCCCTCGACCTCAGGACAAAAATGGAAGTCATCAACCTTTTCAAGAATATCCGGCGGGAAACGGGCGTCACGATCCTTTTCATCACCCACGACCTCTCGTCTATCACCAATTTCGCCGACCGGGTCTATGTGATGTACAAGGGGGAAATCGTCGAAGAAAACACCTGCGAGGAGCTGTTCCGGCATCAAACCCATCCCTATGCCCAGCGGATCATCGGCTTCGCCAACAGCCTCTGGACAAGGGACAGATAG
- a CDS encoding ABC transporter permease translates to MERRKKLLFWAVIFLAILFCAWFYKDPYAMSQEKILAKPSLDGILGYDNLGRDIFSRLVLASFFSLSISFVSVAVSTVAGTIIGGLAGYYGKRIDSVIVFFMEVLIAIPSILIALGVIVVLKAGFSSMITAIFLMYVARCINLVRGLVKKEKHMEYVVAARTYGISQLRILFYHILPNITKPILINFTTGFAGAILTEAGLGYLGLGIQPPYPTWGNMLNQSQSYFLSNPLFTIAPGLAIIFTVYHMNKLRKGGERF, encoded by the coding sequence ATGGAACGGAGAAAAAAGCTTTTGTTCTGGGCTGTGATTTTTCTGGCGATTCTCTTCTGCGCCTGGTTTTACAAGGACCCCTACGCCATGAGTCAGGAGAAAATTCTGGCCAAGCCGTCCCTCGACGGGATACTGGGTTATGACAATCTCGGGCGGGATATTTTCAGCCGTCTTGTGCTGGCCTCTTTTTTCAGTCTCTCGATCAGCTTTGTCTCCGTGGCGGTATCCACGGTGGCGGGGACCATTATCGGAGGTTTGGCGGGCTATTACGGCAAACGGATTGATTCGGTCATCGTGTTTTTCATGGAGGTTTTGATCGCGATTCCCTCGATCCTCATCGCGCTGGGAGTCATCGTCGTCTTGAAAGCGGGCTTCAGCTCCATGATCACGGCCATTTTTCTCATGTATGTGGCCCGCTGCATCAATCTCGTGAGGGGCCTCGTCAAAAAGGAAAAGCACATGGAATACGTCGTGGCTGCCCGTACTTACGGGATTTCTCAACTGCGTATCCTCTTTTACCATATCCTCCCGAATATCACGAAGCCTATTTTAATCAACTTTACGACCGGTTTCGCCGGGGCCATCCTGACCGAGGCGGGTCTCGGCTACCTGGGCTTGGGCATCCAGCCCCCCTATCCGACCTGGGGCAATATGCTGAACCAGTCCCAGTCCTATTTTCTGTCCAACCCGCTCTTTACCATAGCGCCGGGTCTGGCCATCATCTTTACGGTCTATCATATGAACAAGTTGCGAAAAGGCGGGGAGCGGTTCTGA